One Nitrospina watsonii DNA segment encodes these proteins:
- a CDS encoding ethylbenzene dehydrogenase-related protein has translation MKPNTPYPIPNRCFSKRTALVLGLALALTAFDGRGATTSAHAHGEDPPKTAPTGMKMKQDHSGHADSGHSHGGKGRSLTVGATVYKHMCIFCHGEDGNGGGKAMAYLYPWPRDFRKGVYKHRSTPSGSLPLDKDIFETISHGIPGTAMPAWENALSEDETWSVIDYLKTFSNRFKTEKPQKPVQPGKTPPTTRESITQGQKIFKEMRCARCHGTDLKGGGPIADSLYDIWDHRVFVYDLTNPNTFKFGFAKADIFMTLSTGIDGTPMKAYPHLTREERWNLASFVHSRIQQDRYRKAKYEVDLFSKKIDGDIDIEPFGDMWESVPVKNVHLIVLNARRDPITRVEFQSVTNDQQVGFRVQWEDPVPNRSSSRHQDFKDAVALEFALGDVLLHTHGHNEPFFGMGNREKPVNIWQWRADWQQEIETKEELEQATGGEGMDMDVMIFGGEVNPVESLNPFRDVPIEEMNAEGFGTLTPQPKTKQNIRGKGVWKDGKWTVTFVRDLESLNKWDIQFKKKQPILIGFAVWDGLHQDRNGRKTVSMWQRLILP, from the coding sequence ATGAAACCAAATACACCTTATCCGATCCCAAACCGCTGTTTCAGTAAGCGAACCGCTCTGGTGCTGGGTCTGGCTCTGGCGCTGACCGCCTTTGACGGGCGCGGCGCAACGACATCCGCCCACGCGCACGGTGAGGACCCGCCCAAAACCGCGCCCACCGGAATGAAAATGAAGCAGGACCATTCCGGTCATGCTGATTCCGGCCACAGCCACGGCGGAAAGGGGCGCAGCCTGACCGTCGGCGCCACCGTGTACAAGCACATGTGCATTTTCTGCCACGGAGAAGACGGCAATGGCGGCGGCAAAGCCATGGCTTATCTCTACCCTTGGCCGCGGGATTTCCGCAAGGGCGTGTACAAGCACCGTTCCACGCCTTCGGGCTCGTTGCCCCTCGACAAGGACATCTTCGAAACCATCAGCCACGGCATTCCCGGCACCGCCATGCCCGCCTGGGAGAATGCGCTGAGCGAGGATGAAACCTGGTCGGTGATCGATTACCTCAAGACCTTCAGCAATCGGTTCAAGACGGAAAAGCCGCAGAAGCCGGTGCAACCGGGAAAGACACCGCCCACCACCAGGGAGTCGATCACGCAGGGCCAGAAAATTTTCAAGGAGATGCGGTGTGCCCGCTGTCACGGCACCGACCTCAAGGGGGGCGGTCCCATCGCCGACAGCCTGTATGACATCTGGGATCACCGCGTGTTCGTGTATGACCTGACCAATCCCAACACCTTCAAATTCGGCTTTGCCAAGGCAGACATCTTCATGACGTTGAGCACGGGGATCGATGGCACGCCGATGAAGGCGTACCCGCACCTGACGCGGGAGGAACGCTGGAACCTGGCGTCGTTCGTGCATTCGCGCATTCAGCAGGACCGCTACCGCAAAGCCAAATACGAAGTCGATCTGTTTTCCAAGAAAATCGATGGCGACATCGACATCGAGCCCTTCGGCGACATGTGGGAATCGGTGCCCGTTAAGAATGTGCACCTGATCGTCCTCAACGCGCGCCGCGATCCCATCACGCGTGTGGAATTTCAGTCGGTGACCAACGACCAACAGGTCGGCTTCCGCGTGCAGTGGGAAGACCCGGTTCCGAACCGGTCTTCCAGCCGTCATCAGGATTTTAAGGATGCCGTGGCATTGGAGTTCGCATTGGGCGACGTGTTGCTGCACACACACGGTCACAACGAACCGTTCTTTGGCATGGGCAACCGCGAAAAGCCGGTGAATATCTGGCAATGGCGCGCCGACTGGCAGCAGGAGATCGAGACCAAGGAAGAGCTCGAACAGGCCACGGGTGGCGAAGGCATGGATATGGATGTGATGATTTTCGGCGGCGAGGTCAACCCCGTTGAATCGCTCAACCCATTCCGCGACGTGCCCATCGAAGAAATGAATGCGGAGGGATTCGGCACGCTCACGCCGCAACCGAAGACCAAACAAAATATCCGCGGGAAAGGGGTCTGGAAGGATGGAAAATGGACCGTGACATTTGTGCGCGATCTCGAATCGCTCAACAAGTGGGACATCCAATTCAAGAAAAAACAACCCATTCTGATCGGTTTTGCGGTGTGGGACGGCCTTCATCAGGACCGCAATGGCAGAAAGACGGTTTCCATGTGGCAAAGGTTGATTTTGCCTTGA
- the glgP gene encoding alpha-glucan family phosphorylase: MNSYLRGGIEIDPTIAYFSMEIGMETAVPTYSGGLGVLAGDTLKSCADLGLPVIGVSLLYRQGYFRQEITEQGEQKEHPVLWNPEDRLLKLPGKVVLTEIEGRDILVQAWLYTYTGNTGMDVPILFLDTDLEANREDDRRLTDALYAGGQEFRLKQEILLGIGGVKYLRSLGFNQIRTYHMNEGHSSLLTLELLREYQRTVFETWDAETVWDVDKVKSLCVFTTHTPVAAGHDRFSFDLVERVLKTGLSMNVIRRLSGEDCLNMTTLGLNLSRFANGVAYQHGDVSSGMFPHHRIDFITNGIHTYTWVHEAFRKLFDRHARLWTNDPKYLREAMTIPREEVWRAHLDCKNRLFDRISKLMGATFDPEILTLGFARRAAAYKRASLMFRDLDRLIDIAENSPGLQIVYAGKSHPKDGEGKRLIQEIHQYKQRIEKRTQKLKLVYMPNYTMDLGYCITAGVDVWVNTPIRPHEASGTSGMKAALNGVPNLSILDGWWVEGCIEGVTGWAIGDLDPRLDLSAEERDDLDCRNLHDKLESVVVPKFYEDRDGWAGMQCQAIAINGSLFNTHRQMEQYVTKAYFTSR; this comes from the coding sequence ATGAACAGTTATCTGCGCGGCGGCATTGAGATCGACCCGACCATTGCCTATTTCAGCATGGAAATCGGTATGGAAACCGCAGTCCCCACTTACAGCGGCGGACTGGGCGTGCTGGCGGGGGATACATTGAAGTCCTGCGCCGACCTGGGACTGCCCGTCATCGGCGTGTCATTGCTGTACCGTCAGGGGTACTTCCGCCAGGAGATCACGGAGCAGGGCGAGCAGAAGGAACACCCGGTGCTGTGGAACCCGGAAGACCGGTTGCTGAAGCTGCCGGGAAAGGTTGTGCTGACGGAAATCGAAGGCCGCGACATTCTGGTGCAGGCCTGGCTCTACACCTACACCGGAAACACCGGCATGGACGTGCCCATCCTGTTTCTGGACACCGACCTCGAAGCGAACCGCGAAGACGACCGCAGGCTGACCGACGCCCTGTACGCCGGCGGTCAGGAGTTCCGGTTGAAGCAGGAGATCCTGCTCGGCATCGGCGGCGTCAAGTACCTGCGCTCTCTGGGCTTCAACCAGATCCGCACCTATCACATGAACGAAGGCCACTCGTCCTTGCTGACGCTGGAGCTGCTGCGCGAATACCAGCGCACCGTATTTGAAACCTGGGATGCAGAAACGGTGTGGGACGTGGACAAGGTGAAAAGCCTGTGCGTGTTCACCACACACACGCCGGTGGCGGCGGGGCACGACCGGTTTTCCTTCGACCTCGTCGAGCGTGTCCTGAAGACCGGCCTTTCGATGAACGTGATCCGCCGGCTGAGCGGGGAGGACTGTTTGAACATGACCACGCTGGGGCTCAATCTGAGCCGCTTCGCCAACGGCGTGGCCTACCAGCACGGGGATGTGTCGAGCGGCATGTTCCCGCATCACCGGATCGATTTCATCACCAACGGCATCCACACCTACACCTGGGTGCACGAAGCGTTTCGCAAGCTGTTCGACCGTCATGCGCGGTTGTGGACCAACGACCCCAAGTATCTCAGAGAAGCCATGACCATCCCGCGCGAGGAAGTGTGGCGGGCGCACCTCGATTGCAAGAACCGCCTGTTCGACCGCATCTCCAAATTGATGGGAGCCACCTTCGATCCCGAAATCCTGACGCTGGGATTCGCCCGCCGGGCGGCGGCGTACAAGCGCGCGTCGCTGATGTTCCGCGATCTCGACCGGTTGATCGACATCGCCGAAAACAGTCCCGGTTTGCAGATCGTTTACGCCGGCAAGTCGCACCCGAAAGACGGCGAGGGCAAGCGCCTGATCCAGGAGATTCATCAATACAAGCAACGCATCGAGAAACGCACGCAGAAACTCAAGCTGGTGTACATGCCCAACTACACCATGGATCTGGGCTATTGCATCACCGCCGGGGTGGACGTGTGGGTCAACACGCCGATCCGCCCGCACGAAGCTTCCGGCACCAGCGGCATGAAAGCCGCGCTGAACGGCGTGCCGAACCTGAGCATCCTTGACGGCTGGTGGGTGGAAGGCTGCATCGAGGGCGTCACCGGCTGGGCCATCGGCGATCTCGATCCTCGTTTGGATTTGTCTGCCGAAGAACGCGACGACCTCGATTGCCGCAACCTGCACGACAAGCTGGAATCGGTGGTGGTCCCCAAATTTTATGAAGATCGCGACGGCTGGGCCGGTATGCAGTGCCAGGCCATCGCCATCAATGGGTCCCTGTTCAACACCCATCGGCAGATGGAGCAGTACGTCACCAAGGCGTATTTCACCTCCCGCTAA
- the phnC gene encoding phosphonate ABC transporter ATP-binding protein, whose protein sequence is MLSLDHVSKTYQDGTEAVRGVSFDLQPGEFAVVLGQSGAGKSTLLRCINRLVEPTAGRIALDGSEITGAQPARLRQQRRHIGMIFQNYNLVARSMVLTNVLAGRLGYTPVAAALINHFSRQDVAEAHATLDRLGIADKAHRRADSLSGGQQQRVGIARALMQHPKIILADEPVASLDPAAAGSILEILKDINTRDGVTILCNLHVPELARRFGRRILGMKAGKLVFDTVPDALDAAQIDTLYDMPVSP, encoded by the coding sequence GTGCTGAGTCTCGACCACGTTTCCAAAACCTACCAAGACGGCACCGAAGCGGTGCGCGGGGTGTCGTTCGATCTCCAGCCCGGCGAGTTTGCCGTGGTTCTGGGGCAGAGCGGCGCCGGCAAATCGACCTTGCTGCGCTGCATCAATCGGCTGGTGGAGCCAACGGCGGGGCGCATCGCCCTGGACGGCAGCGAGATCACCGGAGCCCAGCCCGCCCGCCTGCGTCAACAGCGGCGGCACATCGGCATGATCTTTCAGAACTACAACCTGGTGGCGCGCAGCATGGTGTTGACCAACGTGCTGGCAGGCCGATTGGGATACACCCCGGTTGCAGCCGCGCTCATCAATCATTTTTCCCGGCAGGATGTGGCGGAGGCCCACGCGACCCTCGATCGTCTCGGCATTGCCGATAAAGCCCATCGCCGCGCCGACAGCCTGAGCGGCGGCCAGCAGCAGCGCGTCGGCATCGCCCGCGCTTTGATGCAGCACCCCAAAATCATTCTGGCAGACGAGCCGGTGGCCAGCCTCGACCCCGCCGCCGCCGGGTCCATCCTCGAAATCCTGAAAGACATCAACACCCGCGACGGCGTGACGATCCTGTGCAACCTGCACGTACCGGAACTGGCGCGCCGTTTCGGCAGGCGGATTCTCGGCATGAAAGCCGGAAAGCTGGTGTTTGACACGGTACCGGACGCCCTCGACGCGGCGCAGATTGACACGCTTTATGACATGCCCGTCTCCCCGTAG
- a CDS encoding c-type cytochrome, with translation MKKSLIALVIAVLAMFVANTAFAADCPQKRKTKKAPGSVYSKDRSGNADAKKGKEIYDKKAKPMACKMCHGAKGDGGGQLGKALKPKPRNFTCAKTMADVTPGQMFHIIKNGSPGTGMAPFGKTLSDKDIWNVIKYIRTELMK, from the coding sequence ATGAAAAAATCACTGATTGCACTGGTCATCGCAGTTTTGGCTATGTTCGTGGCCAATACGGCATTTGCAGCTGACTGCCCGCAGAAGCGCAAAACGAAAAAAGCTCCGGGTTCCGTTTATTCCAAGGACCGGAGCGGTAACGCCGATGCCAAGAAGGGCAAAGAGATCTATGATAAGAAAGCGAAGCCGATGGCCTGCAAAATGTGTCATGGTGCCAAGGGTGATGGCGGTGGACAGCTGGGCAAGGCTTTGAAGCCGAAACCCCGCAACTTCACCTGTGCCAAAACGATGGCAGACGTGACCCCCGGCCAGATGTTCCACATCATCAAGAATGGCTCTCCCGGTACGGGCATGGCTCCTTTCGGCAAGACCTTGAGCGACAAGGATATCTGGAACGTTATTAAGTACATCCGCACGGAATTGATGAAGTAA
- a CDS encoding ArnT family glycosyltransferase: MALLLAILIGVAWGLAGNRLAAACGCRLASPGESIAVGVTLGMGINAWVMTALAFAGGLYPVTGWIVLALLYAVSWRQIPLCWRALRDLLRSRFRGVSRKQLPWLEAFGGAVLIVLLILAVTLAWAPPLRTDALVYHLAVPKAYLDHHGVVNLPNNMYSFFPLLFEMVYLFGLTFEVEGLPALLGVGQAVALAVGLATYYRRYLGGRYGWLVAAVFFSVPTFVEIAASAYVDLPLAGFVFFAFYAWDRWRETRHGFWFALMCGSAASAFATKLTGFMVLPLTVLGIVWVRRHGSAARALGEVAVFTLTALVFMAPWWARNLHYAGNPFVPLFMQMLGGQEQINWDPTRAMLMDRYVHMFGMGRGIVDFLLLPYNLTFHSEPHSLRFDGRLGLVYFLLIPAGVGVWMRRTARIGVLALMTAVLILVWFLYFQYIRFLAPALTFLSLLGVYGLETLVTCPAGRLRTAWNQMWMGLIALGLVFNTTLAAKTWWEKRPTAYLSGDESRDAYWTRNLPAYPMYRAMNTQAGADDRVLFIYMRNLGYLAQRDFLSDSIFEAHTMQSLLARADAGEDLFQQLQSLGVTHIMFDSNYVWGPDSTFTPEHQARLQRFLMNHAERIARNDSYALYRIVIN, translated from the coding sequence ATGGCCCTTCTTCTTGCCATTCTGATTGGGGTCGCCTGGGGCCTTGCAGGCAATCGTCTTGCAGCGGCCTGCGGCTGCCGTCTGGCTTCGCCGGGGGAGTCTATTGCCGTCGGCGTCACCCTCGGCATGGGGATCAACGCCTGGGTGATGACGGCGCTGGCCTTTGCCGGAGGGCTCTACCCCGTCACCGGCTGGATCGTCCTGGCCCTCCTCTACGCCGTTTCCTGGCGGCAGATTCCACTGTGTTGGCGCGCCCTCCGCGACCTGCTGCGCAGCCGCTTCCGCGGAGTTTCCCGGAAACAGCTCCCCTGGCTGGAAGCCTTCGGCGGGGCGGTGTTGATCGTCCTCCTTATACTGGCGGTGACGCTGGCCTGGGCGCCTCCCCTGCGCACCGATGCTCTGGTTTATCACCTCGCGGTGCCCAAGGCCTACCTCGACCACCACGGCGTGGTCAACCTGCCCAACAACATGTATTCGTTTTTTCCGCTGCTGTTCGAAATGGTGTACTTGTTCGGCCTCACCTTCGAGGTGGAAGGACTGCCGGCGTTGCTCGGCGTGGGGCAGGCCGTGGCGCTGGCGGTGGGGCTGGCAACGTATTACCGCCGTTACTTGGGCGGGCGTTACGGATGGCTGGTGGCGGCGGTTTTTTTCAGCGTGCCGACGTTCGTCGAAATCGCGGCCTCGGCTTACGTCGATCTGCCGCTCGCGGGGTTTGTCTTTTTCGCCTTTTACGCGTGGGACCGCTGGCGCGAAACGCGGCATGGGTTCTGGTTCGCGCTGATGTGCGGCTCAGCCGCCTCGGCCTTCGCCACCAAACTGACCGGGTTCATGGTGCTGCCGCTGACGGTGCTGGGCATCGTCTGGGTGCGGCGGCATGGGTCGGCGGCGCGCGCACTGGGCGAGGTCGCGGTCTTCACACTGACGGCGCTGGTGTTCATGGCGCCCTGGTGGGCACGCAACCTGCACTATGCAGGCAACCCGTTTGTGCCGCTGTTCATGCAGATGCTGGGGGGACAGGAGCAGATCAACTGGGACCCCACCCGCGCCATGCTGATGGACCGTTACGTCCACATGTTCGGCATGGGACGCGGCATCGTGGATTTTCTGCTGCTGCCTTACAACCTGACCTTTCACAGTGAACCCCACTCCCTGCGTTTTGACGGACGCCTCGGCCTGGTTTACTTCCTGCTGATCCCCGCAGGGGTCGGCGTGTGGATGCGGCGCACTGCCCGCATCGGCGTCCTCGCCTTGATGACGGCCGTGCTGATCCTGGTCTGGTTTCTGTATTTCCAGTACATCCGCTTCCTTGCGCCCGCCCTCACTTTTCTGTCACTGCTGGGGGTGTATGGATTGGAAACGCTGGTGACGTGCCCGGCGGGACGTTTGCGGACAGCATGGAATCAAATGTGGATGGGATTGATCGCGCTCGGCCTCGTCTTCAACACCACGCTGGCGGCAAAAACGTGGTGGGAGAAACGCCCCACCGCGTACCTCAGCGGCGACGAGTCGCGCGATGCGTATTGGACGCGCAACCTCCCGGCGTACCCCATGTACCGTGCGATGAACACCCAGGCCGGCGCGGACGACAGGGTGCTCTTCATCTACATGCGCAACCTGGGCTACCTCGCGCAGCGCGATTTCCTCAGCGACAGCATTTTCGAAGCACACACCATGCAATCCCTGCTGGCCCGGGCAGACGCCGGGGAAGACCTGTTTCAGCAGTTGCAATCACTGGGCGTAACCCATATCATGTTCGATTCAAATTATGTATGGGGACCGGATTCCACGTTCACTCCGGAACACCAGGCCCGGCTGCAACGGTTTCTGATGAACCACGCGGAACGCATCGCCCGGAACGATTCCTATGCCTTGTATCGCATTGTGATAAACTGA
- a CDS encoding B12-binding domain-containing radical SAM protein: MKTALIFPPQWFPSQPYLALPTLAGYLKSHGHPVDQFDFNIEGYETFLSRSYLEECVGLIRERLSRPAYTPEENQVKNVYRDILSDPEYLESIYSGVEEAKDVLRTEESFFQFPVYKRAYTTLKIAMKLISFAHFPSQVDLESFFMPGNPEENLQGILQATADPVANPYLRLFENHLMPRVNWNDYGVVGISIIHIGQVIAGLSLARLLRQQHPHLHIVIGGSVFTRHIDILADKQVLFEEFFHSIILFEGELPLRRLIEQLQSGGSLSEVPNLIHLEEDKVISNPKAESLPYDQLARPDFDDMPLDKYLMPYPVLPYMASRGCYWGKCTFCTHSHIYDSYYRKENESRVAEDIDYLGKRHNTRYFTFSDEAISPNAFKRMAAAILKGNVDMRALGMLKFEADTVETEDLFRDICKAGFIMLFYGLESANDRVLSIIDKGCDQKTEHRVLTNSARAGIWNHLYLFFGFPTEEREEAEETIRFTMENSERGSGVVHSVGQSTFSLEKDSAIFHNPKKFSIDRILQDPERDMAIVFDFEINKGMTRDQVMDVYENFDAVLDECFPSRKIWKYLSREHFLLYLDRFGREEILRMAQDEALTEAVEA, encoded by the coding sequence ATGAAAACCGCCCTCATATTTCCGCCGCAGTGGTTCCCCAGCCAACCGTACCTGGCGTTGCCGACTTTGGCCGGGTACCTGAAATCACACGGACACCCGGTCGATCAGTTCGATTTCAATATCGAGGGTTACGAAACATTCCTGTCTCGTTCCTATCTGGAAGAGTGCGTCGGGCTCATCCGCGAGCGCCTGTCGCGGCCCGCCTACACGCCGGAAGAAAATCAGGTCAAAAACGTGTACCGCGACATCCTGTCCGACCCGGAGTATCTGGAAAGCATTTACTCCGGCGTGGAAGAAGCGAAGGACGTGTTGCGCACGGAAGAGTCCTTCTTTCAGTTCCCGGTGTACAAGCGCGCCTACACCACCCTCAAGATCGCCATGAAGCTGATCTCGTTCGCGCATTTTCCGAGCCAGGTCGATCTGGAATCGTTTTTCATGCCGGGCAATCCGGAAGAAAATTTACAGGGCATCCTGCAGGCCACGGCGGACCCGGTAGCCAATCCGTATCTCCGGTTGTTCGAAAACCACCTGATGCCGCGTGTGAACTGGAACGACTACGGCGTGGTCGGCATCTCCATCATTCACATCGGCCAGGTCATCGCCGGGCTCAGCCTTGCCCGTCTGCTTAGGCAGCAACACCCGCACCTGCACATTGTCATCGGCGGCAGCGTGTTCACCCGGCACATCGACATCCTGGCCGACAAACAGGTTTTGTTCGAAGAGTTTTTTCACAGCATCATCCTGTTCGAGGGCGAGCTGCCGCTGCGCCGCCTGATCGAACAACTGCAATCCGGCGGGTCGCTCAGCGAGGTGCCCAACCTGATCCACCTCGAAGAGGACAAGGTGATCAGCAATCCCAAAGCCGAGTCGCTGCCCTACGATCAACTGGCCCGGCCCGATTTCGACGACATGCCGCTCGACAAATACCTGATGCCCTATCCCGTGCTGCCCTACATGGCGAGCCGTGGCTGCTACTGGGGCAAGTGCACGTTCTGCACGCACAGCCACATTTACGATTCCTATTACCGCAAGGAAAACGAAAGCCGCGTGGCGGAAGACATCGATTACCTCGGCAAACGCCACAACACGCGCTACTTCACGTTTTCGGACGAAGCCATCTCGCCCAACGCCTTCAAACGCATGGCCGCCGCCATCCTGAAAGGCAACGTGGACATGCGCGCGCTCGGCATGCTCAAGTTCGAGGCCGACACGGTGGAGACGGAAGACCTGTTCCGCGACATCTGCAAGGCGGGATTCATCATGCTGTTCTACGGACTGGAAAGCGCCAACGACCGCGTGCTGTCGATCATCGACAAGGGCTGCGACCAGAAAACCGAACACCGCGTGCTGACCAACAGCGCCCGCGCCGGCATCTGGAATCACCTGTACCTGTTTTTCGGGTTCCCCACCGAGGAACGGGAGGAAGCCGAGGAGACCATTCGTTTCACCATGGAAAACAGCGAGCGCGGTTCCGGCGTGGTGCACTCGGTGGGCCAGTCCACCTTCTCGCTGGAAAAAGATTCCGCCATCTTCCACAACCCGAAAAAGTTTTCCATCGACCGCATTCTGCAGGACCCGGAACGGGACATGGCCATCGTCTTCGACTTTGAAATCAATAAGGGCATGACCCGCGACCAGGTCATGGACGTCTATGAAAATTTCGACGCCGTCCTCGACGAATGCTTCCCGTCCAGAAAAATCTGGAAATACCTGTCGCGGGAGCATTTCCTGCTGTATCTCGACCGGTTCGGCCGTGAGGAAATTCTGCGCATGGCGCAGGACGAGGCGTTGACCGAGGCCGTGGAGGCTTGA
- a CDS encoding phosphate/phosphite/phosphonate ABC transporter substrate-binding protein, translated as MIRVACFVMLMMGLGIGTAPAAEPGSAERPLTMMFVPSGEAQVILKGGEEISRRLTAVTGLHFKSSIATSYAAVVEAMGAGKVDIGWLAPFAYVLAKERYGVELLFIVQRFGSPFYRGQIVTRADSGIRSLKDLAGKRFAFVDPASTSGHLYPKALLRAQGFSPQSHLGATVFAGSHNAVILSVLKGEVDAGATYDDARAELVKAFPGIFEKIRVIAHTREIPNDTVSVRKELSADIRQRIKEGLVHLAKTPEGSKVLKRTYAISGFMDFDGLYDPVREAGRLLDVDPSKLNP; from the coding sequence ATGATTCGTGTGGCCTGCTTTGTGATGCTGATGATGGGACTCGGGATCGGCACCGCCCCGGCAGCGGAACCGGGGAGCGCCGAGCGGCCCCTCACCATGATGTTTGTTCCTTCCGGCGAAGCGCAGGTGATCCTGAAAGGCGGCGAGGAGATCTCCCGCCGCCTCACCGCCGTCACGGGTCTTCATTTCAAATCCTCCATCGCCACCAGTTACGCCGCCGTGGTCGAGGCCATGGGCGCGGGCAAGGTGGATATCGGCTGGCTGGCTCCCTTCGCTTACGTGCTGGCGAAAGAACGCTACGGCGTCGAACTCTTGTTCATTGTGCAGCGGTTCGGCAGCCCGTTCTACCGCGGGCAGATTGTCACCCGCGCCGACAGCGGCATTCGCAGCCTGAAGGACCTTGCGGGCAAGCGCTTCGCGTTTGTCGATCCCGCTTCCACCTCCGGCCACCTGTATCCGAAAGCGCTGCTTCGGGCACAGGGTTTCTCCCCGCAGTCGCATCTCGGAGCGACGGTGTTCGCCGGGTCGCACAATGCGGTGATCCTGTCGGTGCTGAAAGGCGAGGTGGATGCCGGGGCGACGTACGACGATGCCCGCGCCGAACTGGTCAAAGCCTTCCCCGGCATCTTTGAGAAAATCCGGGTGATCGCCCACACGCGCGAAATCCCCAATGACACGGTATCCGTGCGCAAGGAACTGTCGGCCGACATCAGGCAACGCATCAAGGAAGGGTTGGTCCATCTTGCCAAAACGCCGGAAGGCTCGAAAGTGCTGAAACGCACGTACGCCATCAGCGGCTTCATGGATTTCGACGGCCTGTACGATCCGGTGCGCGAAGCGGGACGCCTCCTCGATGTGGACCCGTCCAAGCTGAACCCGTAA
- a CDS encoding tetratricopeptide repeat protein → MADIDVNEDFDVEEFRKRNDKKKGSDWMTMKIHPEIFEELGVRDPEQIKLETAIMKKTRQIKKELRNDEDNLEKKVELATLYIDGGNYDDAIKELRAVINKDSKQARAYKVLGTAYALSAQEDEAIRELNRAAELAPDDAEVFFNLGGAYMLKDYFENAIRAFERCVQIDPTDTTSYANLAAAYNMLQSHLNEIRILKKVLMFDPENKELRAALGNAYFQNGDFDESLTTHQCVVDLDEKDCQAWCNLGSAYSAKNMVDEAIDAFKKAMELDPEFSLPHTNLGSLLASVGRIESAIKEFKTAISLNDSDASAWLNLYQCYKEIGRHEDSAKAHDKYQELIRPDISGQTDMAGVPGGVATSGKTAADKQ, encoded by the coding sequence ATGGCAGATATAGATGTCAACGAAGACTTCGACGTTGAGGAGTTTCGAAAACGCAATGACAAAAAAAAGGGCTCCGACTGGATGACCATGAAGATTCATCCGGAGATTTTTGAAGAGCTGGGCGTGCGGGACCCGGAGCAGATCAAGCTGGAAACCGCCATCATGAAAAAAACCCGGCAGATCAAAAAAGAGCTGCGTAACGATGAGGACAACCTGGAGAAAAAGGTCGAGTTGGCCACGCTGTACATCGATGGCGGCAACTACGATGACGCCATCAAGGAATTGCGGGCCGTCATCAACAAGGATTCCAAGCAGGCCCGCGCCTACAAGGTGCTGGGCACCGCCTACGCCCTGTCGGCGCAGGAAGACGAGGCCATCCGCGAACTGAATCGCGCCGCGGAACTGGCGCCGGACGACGCCGAAGTGTTTTTCAATCTCGGCGGCGCCTACATGCTGAAGGATTATTTTGAAAATGCGATCCGCGCGTTCGAACGCTGCGTCCAGATCGACCCGACGGACACCACGTCCTACGCCAATCTGGCCGCTGCCTACAATATGCTGCAAAGCCACCTGAACGAAATCCGCATCCTGAAAAAGGTACTGATGTTCGATCCGGAGAACAAGGAACTGCGCGCCGCCCTGGGCAATGCCTATTTCCAGAACGGCGACTTCGACGAGTCGCTCACCACCCATCAGTGCGTGGTCGATCTGGATGAGAAAGACTGCCAGGCCTGGTGCAACCTGGGCAGCGCCTACTCCGCCAAGAACATGGTGGACGAAGCCATCGACGCCTTCAAAAAAGCGATGGAACTGGACCCGGAGTTTTCCCTGCCGCACACCAACCTGGGCAGCCTCCTTGCTTCCGTGGGCCGCATCGAAAGCGCCATCAAGGAATTCAAAACGGCGATCAGCCTCAACGATTCCGACGCCAGCGCCTGGCTGAACCTGTATCAGTGTTACAAGGAAATCGGCCGCCACGAGGACTCCGCCAAGGCACACGATAAGTACCAGGAGTTGATCCGCCCCGATATCTCCGGTCAGACGGACATGGCGGGCGTGCCGGGCGGCGTCGCCACTTCGGGAAAAACCGCGGCAGACAAACAATAG